A stretch of the Malus domestica chromosome 08, GDT2T_hap1 genome encodes the following:
- the LOC114826591 gene encoding RING-H2 finger protein ATL38-like: protein MKYNIHAVLLWILSFLLLSQLITAQTAAPSPPQANGSSSSKFDIKMAVVMVVLVLVFFILGFLSVYTRQCAQTRLHGRMVRNGSRMARGLDPAVIETFPAFIYSDVKALKLGQDALECAVCLQEFQDHETLRLIPKCDHVFHPDCIDTWLLSHSTCPVCRTYLVPKPGEEPYTWVDPTEEDIESGQPETGPCTAEAPSPPLPSHMPPRQVSVRMVEDQIKEEESPSPAPPVFINLVNGSEATNQRGPPRSRSTGFGPPRSRSTGMRFTGILFPRSHSTGHSLVQPGENVEKFTLRLPDEVRAQLVNSALIRSRSTNVAFPRAGSVRKGLRSESGRGKIPGLYERSDPSSRSNRSGRSSRWAFSLLPPFMSRNGSVRNQVGDNDAATVSAAGPSELNRAPLDNNGGDQRSTDALRPKDRV, encoded by the coding sequence ATGAAATACAACATTCATGCCGTCTTGCTATGGATTCTCAGCTTCCTCCTGTTGTCGCAGCTGATCACAGCCCAAACCGCAGCGCCTTCTCCGCCGCAAGCCAACGGCTCAAGCTCGTCGAAATTCGACATCAAGATggcggtggtgatggtggttctCGTACTTGTATTCTTCATCTTGGGCTTCCTCTCCGTCTACACCCGTCAGTGCGCCCAGACCCGCCTCCACGGGCGCATGGTTCGAAACGGTTCCCGCATGGCGCGTGGCCTTGACCCCGCCGTCATCGAAACCTTCCCCGCCTTCATATACTCCGATGTCAAGGCGCTCAAGCTCGGGCAGGACGCTCTTGAATGTGCCGTATGTTTACAGGAGTTTCAAGACCATGAAACGCTGCGTTTGATCCCCAAGTGCGATCACGTATTCCACCCTGATTGTATTGACACGTGGCTGCTCTCTCACTCGACTTGCCCGGTTTGCCGGACTTACCTGGTTCCTAAACCCGGAGAAGAGCCATACACTTGGGTTGATCCGACTGAAGAGGATATCGAGTCGGGTCAACCTGAGACTGGGCCGTGTACGGCAGAAGCACCCTCACCTCCACTACCGTCGCATATGCCACCCCGCCAAGTGTCAGTTCGGATGGTAGAAGATCAAATCAAAGAGGAGGAATCTCCATCTCCAGCACCTCCAGTGTTTATCAATTTGGTGAATGGAAGTGAGGCAACCAATCAAAGAGGCCCACCTCGGTCTAGGTCAACGGGTTTTGGACCGCCTCGGTCGAGATCAACGGGGATGCGGTTCACCGGGATATTATTTCCACGATCACATTCGACCGGACACTCGCTGGTTCAACCGGGTGAGAACGTCGAAAAGTTTACACTAAGATTACCGGACGAGGTACGGGCTCAACTTGTGAATTCAGCCTTGATTCGTAGCAGGAGTACCAACGTGGCATTCCCAAGGGCCGGCAGTGTGAGAAAAGGTTTAAGAAGTGAGAGTGGGCGTGGAAAAATCCCCGGTTTGTATGAACGGTCTGACCCAAGTTCGCGTTCGAACCGGTCGGGGCGATCGAGCCGCTGGGCTTTCTCATTGTTGCCGCCTTTTATGTCTCGGAACGGGTCCGTTAGGAACCAAGTTGGTGATAACGACGCTGCAACTGTGTCGGCAGCCGGGCCATCCGAATTGAATAGAGCACCGTTGGACAATAATGGTGGCGATCAACGATCAACTGATGCCTTGCGGCCGAAGGATCGTGTTTAA